A window of Ananas comosus cultivar F153 linkage group 4, ASM154086v1, whole genome shotgun sequence contains these coding sequences:
- the LOC109709034 gene encoding probable GTP diphosphokinase CRSH1, chloroplastic, whose product MATAPHHHHRHLLLLLRPILNSKSSPTSSRSGNLSPKIPSPPLRPLATTTPTTHSSSTPPLSSPMATGIEQRGGRMVAELVGAFNELTERMGSLSNSSSSQLLFKSLKLSIPLLQAMPLALDGRSRLSRALSVALLLADLQMDAEVISAGVLREALEAGALTMHEVKSQIGTGTAHLLHESLRMKHVPSKFEILDDENATALRRYCLTYYDIRAVIIQLTLKLDTMRHLDYFPKYYQQTVSLEVMKIYAPLAYAVGVGTLSLEMEDLSFRYLFPFSYLYLDTWLRNHETENEPLIDIYRKQLLDLLKADEELNKLVGDISVKGRFKSRFSTMKKLLKDGRKPEEVNDLLGLRVILNPKCGEDMHKWGNRACYRAYEVIQNVWKEVPDRTKDYIARPKTNGYRSLHVAVDVSEEGKMRPLMEIQIRTTEMDMLAAGGAASHSLYKGGLTDPGEAKRLKAIMMAAAEVAALRLRDLPPGNNTGAEIDCRNRVFCLLDKNGDGRISIEELTEVMEELGAGGEDAKELMHLLDENSDGSLSSEEFDLFQRQVQMMRNLEDKDEHYRTMLVEKLETIDSAGLIQVYRKELGDKLSVS is encoded by the exons ATGGCCACCgccccccaccaccaccaccgccacctcctcctcctcctccgccccatCCTCAACTCCAAATCCTCCCCCACCTCCTCCCGCAGCGGTAACCTCAGCCCCAAGATCCCGTCACCGCCACTTCGCCCTCTCGCTACTACCACTCCCACTACCCACTCTTCTTCCACTCCTCCTTTGAGCTCGCCAATGGCGACGGGGATCGAGCAGAGAGGGGGTAGGATGGTGGCGGAGTTGGTCGGGGCCTTCAATGAGCTCACGGAGAGGATGGGTTCGCTTTCCAATTCGTCTTCCTCCCAACTCCTATTCAAGTCTCTGAAGCTATCGATTCCGCTTCTACAGGCCATGCCCTTGGCTCTCGATGGCCGATCTCGGCTCTCTAGGGCATTGTCGGTCGCTTTACTCCTCGCAGATCTCCAg ATGGATGCTGAAGTTATTTCAGCCGGTGTACTGAGAGAAGCCTTAGAAGCAGGCGCTCTAACCATGCACGAAGTGAAAAGCCAGATTGGAACAGGCACCGCTCATTTATTGCACGAGAGCTTGCGAATGAAACACGTTCCTTCAAAGTTTGAAATCCTAGATGATGAAAATGCTACTGCACTAAGAAGGTATTGTCTAACTTACTACgatattcgagctgttatcatACAGCTCACCCTAAAACTCGACACAATGAGGCATCTTGACTACTTTCCAAAGTACTACCAACAAACAGTTTCTCTTGAGGTCATGAAAATATATGCCCCTCTTGCTTATGCTGTGGGAGTCGGAACCTTATCACTAGAAATGGAGGATCTTTCCTTTCGTTACTTATTCCCCTTCTCATACCTTTACCTCGATACTTGGCTGAGAAACCATGAAACAGAAAATGAGCCCTTAATAGACATTTACAGAAAGCAGCTTCTTGATTTGCTAAAGGCAGATGAAGAATTGAACAAGTTGGTGGGTGATATCTCTGTTAAAGGTCGGTTTAAAAGCCGTTTCAGCACAATGAAGAAGCTACTGAAGGATGGTCGAAAGCCAGAAGAAGTAAATGATCTACTAGGTTTACGGGTAATTTTAAACCCTAAATGTGGTGAGGACATGCACAAATGGGGAAATAGGGCTTGCTATAGGGCCTATGAAGTTATCCAAAATGTGTGGAAAGAAGTACCTGATAGGACAAAGGATTATATTGCAAGACCCAAAACGAATGGGTATAGAAGCTTACATGTGGCAGTCGATGTTAGTGAAGAAGGAAAAATGAGACCTTTGATGGAGATTCAGATACGTACTACTGAGATGGATATGTTGGCTGCTGGTGGAGCTGCTTCTCATTCTCTCTACAAAGGTGGCCTTACTGATCCAGGAGAG GCAAAAAGATTGAAGGCAATTATGATGGCTGCGGCTGAAGTAGCTGCTCTACGCCTTAGAGATCTACCACCTGGCAATAATACAGGAGCAGAGATCGACTGCAGAAACCGAGTCTTCTGCCTTCTTGATAAGAATGGTGATGGGAGGATCAGTATTGAAGAGCTCACTGAAGTCATGGAAGAGCTTGGAGCTGGAGGTGAAGATGCAAAGGAACTTATGCATCTTCTTGATGAAAATAGCGACGGCTCTTTGAGCTCTGAAGAGTTTGATTTGTTTCAGAGACAG GTTCAAATGATGAGAAATTTAGAGGATAAAGATGAACACTACAGAACCATGTTGGTGGAGAAGCTCGAGACAATTGACAGTGCTGGTCTCATTCAAGTTTATCGCAAGGAGTTGGGTGATAAGCTATCTGTCAGCTAA
- the LOC109709197 gene encoding chromatin modification-related protein EAF1 B-like — MGGIFDCGIGVDTKTSPRRAAIEKAQAELRQEYDVREERRRELEFLEKGGNPLDFKFGHVASLSVQSTSVTDQLAEQNAISEAKGSFALAASPHGDSVESSGRPGSSMGREPNIADNLLLLDGDNSNRGGEKNVNKRSGKRSNLALLEQSSQIDGGHNAKESEDSPIFRLGVKSQAYARRNRSRSSRDNVAAGNRFSVIPSSRHDLKVNAEENAVSSISNSKPASPNGNDVTNRELNGEQIGHDVSVSVKEGSSRPATEVKTSEANNEESCGVAEAVNNATASQIVNVIGKEEAISIGLHSIPNECAEEMKDAATVEKISYSKMDLDGNDLGSRSGKPEVTNEAKSVDNREIDPFCTNKAGSIDVNDDGEHPTLGKMPTTMINNISNENGCLINADAPDNSIHEKVGDMEVCDGRTEVQNERQLVFDDCEKTDNGAILKPEEKPEHSTGACSFTKKSDVVHGTLVSARSDVPPAVPSVRNLISTPELQNSGANHLKTAQKEHEDAILRKARTIEANRKRAGELSCNISLDKRQKCHWDFVLEEMAWMANDFMQERLWKNAAAVQLCRWIASSGRAKFEQANLQRKQKTVARFLAKAIVQFWHSSEALWTTSGGPNKLHESSLDMLKGKLIEAKAEKEQDSMYNEVEKSGPVSRLAIHDYAVRFLEYNSTISDCSVLAEAPTTPDRLYDVGILEVSDQLSEESLFYAVTPGAMQAYRESVESQWVHYKKSGNVQHQEDRAMSMCDYGADGARENAYEEDGGEMCAILLPGTCEGGFSSKFVNKKRKNMQQNSYSTRIYGAGTDPSYDSQPLLNGKRPSNSLNVGHIPTKRVRTAIRTRLVSPFTAGPAGSVHVNSKTDVSSGDTNSYQDDQSSLQGGSLLKKNMEVESTVDFERQMPYECVDASTKSKKKKKSKHSGYKTVLNLTDSCVSMVSEKASSHEQRFQIDTLAQHEQKDHMKKRLESQNFEPNGNNVLFGQHTAKKPKLLKQVPDTLQETLTPVSGSMPSPVASQMSNMPNPNKLIKMVANRDRGRKGKALKMAAGPSGCGSPWSNFEDQALVVLVHDMGPNWELVSDAINSTLQFKCIYRKPKECKERHKFLMDRSAGDGADSAEDSGSSQPYPSTLPGIPKGSARQLFQRLQGPLEEDTLKAHFEKIILLGHQLRPCRSQNEGRELKQITPAHTSHVVALSQVCPNNLGGGVLTPLDLCEVINSSQDVFPIGYQGPHTNGSAISSHQGSMAPILPPPNVNCMLQGSPGMVVGSNMPSPPAPLSAPTRDAQRYGLPRPTSLPLDEHQRMQQYGHMFSGRNLQQSSSISVPGAALPVGVDRGGVCTLPAGNGMGMMRGLNRGVPMPRPGFQGISPPAMMNMVSTGNMLPSNGHGMQSSVNVQRNATVAGAGNSMLRPRESLQMLRPGQNLTDQRQMMQELQIQVSQGNVQSYPPFNGISGPFSNPAASSPVQSFPVQPPQPAPPMPQQPHMLGNPNHPHIHGLNHAGSQQQQAYAIRFPKERQIQQGMMAQSSQHPFPVPSGPNGMPPIQNSQQTQPSPVPPVPSSSQASHKQQRNPQASNGTPSQVMKQRQRQQAQPQQQQQQQHQQRQSQQERQQSQQQAKLMKGIGRGSLLMHQNLTVDPSLVGSGISTANPKNQVSDNKNLMQQSAQGFYTGGAGLNPSLPPQIGNQSKIYSSSMPSQSSKQIPQMPSHSDNGNQGSKQGSPVPSSLPLSQQQQQCHVNPSQQNTQRVMIQQKQRLMNSDEVQPNQLIPATQVPNSTDSGSSPVASSLTQWKQEPASYDTNAINSAVQSASSPQENILGNEGLVPSSSGQVPIQRQISGVSMHNVGSQWQQPLQQQQSQQLLQQQQQQQQPQHHNRTVVQSNIYAQPSNSGPG; from the exons ATGGGAGGCATTTTCGATTGCGGGATTGGTGTGGACACCAAAACTTCACCACGCCGTGCAGCAATTGAAAAGGCCCAAGCAGAGTTGAG GCAAGAATATGATGTACGCGAAGAACGACGGAGGGAGTTGGAATTTCTTGAGAAA GGAGGCAACCCAttggattttaaatttggtCATGTAGCATCACTTAGTGTACAGTCAACCTCTGTAACGGATCAACTGGCCGAGCAAAATGCAATAAG CGAAGCAAAAGGTAGCTTTGCATTGGCAGCTTCTCCCCATGGGGATTCTGTTGAAAGCAGTGGCAGGCCTGGAAGTTCAATGGGTCGGGAACCTAACATTGCTGACAATCTATTGCTTTTGGATGGAGATAATAGCAATCGTGGTGGGGAGAAAAATGTCAACAAGCGTAGTGGTAAAAGAAGTAATCTTGCTTTACTAGAGCAATCTTCACAAATTGATGGCGGACATAATGCAAAAGAATCTGAAGACTCTCCTATTTTCCGGCTTGGGGTAAAGAGTCAAGCATATGCTCGAAGGAACAGGTCAAGATCGAGCAGAGATAATGTTGCAGCTGGGAATAGATTTTCAGTTATACCTTCTAGTCGTCATGATTTGAAAGTAAATGCAGAAGAAAATGCCGTCTCTTCCATTTCCAACTCAAAACCAGCTAGTCCAAATGGTAATGATGTAACAAATAGAGAGCTAAATGGGGAGCAAATTGGTCATGACGTTAGTGTTTCGGTAAAAGAAGGATCCTCCAGGCCAGCGACAGAAGTCAAAACTTCTGAAGCCAATAATGAAGAGTCATGTGGAGTTGCCGAGGCAGTTAATAATGCTACAGCTTCTCAAATAGTCAATGTGATTGGAAAAGAAGAAGCAATTTCAATTGGGCTTCATTCTATCCCTAATGAATGTGCTGAAGAAATGAAGGATGCTGCAACCGTTGAAAAGATCAGTTACTCTAAGATGGACTTGGATGGCAATGATCTGGGTAGTAGAAGTGGTAAACCTGAGGTTACGAATGAAGCAAAAAGCGTAGATAACAGAGAAATAGATCCTTTTTGTACCAACAAGGCCGGTAGCATTGATGTAAATGATGATGGTGAACATCCAACATTAGGAAAGATGCCTACTACTATGATTAACAATATTTCAAATGAGAATGGTTGCTTGATAAATGCTGATGCTCCAGATAATAGTATACATGAAAAAGTTGGTGACATGGAGGTCTGTGATGGTAGAACTGAAGTGCAAAATGAGAGACAGCTAGTCTTTGATGATTGTGAGAAGACAGATAATGGAGCTATATTAAAACCTGAAGAGAAACCAGAACACTCTACAGGTGCTTGCAGTTTTACTAAGAAGTCTGACGTAGTTCACGGCACCTTAGTTTCTGCCAGAAGTGATGTGCCCCCTGCTGTTCCTTCAGTGCGAAATCTAATATCTACACCTGAGCTTCAGAATTCTGGAGCTAACCACTTAAAGACGGCACAGAAAGAGCATGAGGATGCTATTCTTAGAAAGGCTCGGACTATAGAG GCAAACCGCAAGAGGGCTGGCGAGCTGTCCTGTAATATTTCTTTAGATAAGCGACAAAAGTGTCATTGGGATTTTGTCCTGGAGGAGATGGCATGGATGGCAAATGATTTCATGCAG GAGCGATTGTGGAAAAATGCAGCTGCAGTCCAGCTCTGTCGGTGGATTGCTTCTAGTGGTCGAGCAAAATTTGAACAAGCGAACCTTCAGCGGAAGCAGAAAACTGTTGCTAGATTTTTAGCCAAGGCTATTGTGCAATTTTGGCATTCATCTGAGGCTTTATGGACTACTAGTGGAGGACCTAATAAATTGCATGAGAGCAGCCTGGATATGTTAAAAGGGAAGCTCATTGAAGCTAAAGCTGAAAAAGAACAG GATAGCATGTATAATGAAGTAGAAAAGTCTGGGCCGGTTTCCCGCCTTGCTATTCACGATTATGCAGTTCGGTTCTTGGAGTATAACAGTACAATATCTGATTGTTCTGTCTTAGCTGAAGCACCTACCACTCCTGATAGGCTATATGATGTGGGCATTTTGGAAGTATCAGATCAACTTTCAGAA GAAAGTCTCTTCTATGCGGTCACTCCTGGTGCAATGCAGGCTTACAGAGAATCTGTGGAGTCTCAATGGGTACATTATAAG AAGTCAGGTAACGTGCAGCATCAAGAGGACCGGGCTATGTCCATGTGTGATTATGGTGCAG ATGGGGCCCGTGAAAATGCATATGAAGAGGATGGAGGAGAAATGTGTGCAATTTTGTTGCCTGGAACATGTGAAGGTggtttttcatcaaaatttgttaataaaaagagaaaaaacatgCAACAGAACTCATATTCTACAAGAATATACGGGGCAGGCACCGACCCATCTTATGATTCTCAGCCTTTATTAAATGGTAAAAGGCCTTCAAATTCCCTTAATGTGGGCCATATTCCAACGAAACGGGTAAGGACGGCTATTAGAACACGGCTTGTTAGTCCTTTCACTGCAGGACCGGCTGGCAGTGTGCATGTAAATAGTAAAACTGATGTTTCTAGTGGGGACACAAATTCGTACCAAGATGACCAGAGTTCGCTGCAGGGGGGATCTTTGCTTAAGAAAAACATGGAAGTTGAATCGACAGTCGATTTTGAGAGGCAGATGCCATATGAATGTGTTGATGCATCTACAAAAtctaaaaagaagaagaaatctaAGCATTCAGGATACAAAACTGTGTTGAATTTGACTGATTCTTGTGTTTCAATGGTGTCAGAAAAG GCCTCATCACACGAGCAGAGATTCCAAATAGATACTTTGGCTCAACATGAGCAG AAGGATCACATGAAAAAGAGATTGGAGAGCCAGAATTTTGAACCAAATGGAAACAACG TTCTTTTTGGGCAACATACTGCTAAGAAACCTAAGCTATTGAAGCAAGTGCCAGATACTCTGCAAGAAACTCTTACCCCAGTCAGTGGGTCAATGCCTTCTCCAGTTGCATCGCAGATGAGTAACATGCCCAATCCAAATAAGCTTATTAAAATGGTTGCCAATAGGGATCGTGGAAGAAAGGGTAAAGCCTTGAAG ATGGCTGCTGGTCCCTCTGGGTGTGGGAGTCCGTGGTCAAACTTTGAGGATCAG GCTCTTGTTGTCCTTGTTCATGATATGGGTCCAAACTGGGAGCTTGTGAGTGATGCGATCAACAGCACCCTTCAGTTCAAG TGCATATATAGGAAACCTAAAGAATGTAAGGAGCGccataaatttttaatggaTAGAAGTGCTGGTGATGGTGCTGACAGTGCAGAAGATTCTGGCTCATCTCAACCTTACCCATCAACTTTACCTGGCATTCCGAAG GGTAGTGCCAGACAGTTGTTCCAGCGCCTTCAAGGACCACTTGAAGAAGATACTCTCAAGGCacattttgaaaaaattattttgcttgGACATCAACTTCGTCCATGTCGTAGTCAG AATGAAGGCCGAGAACTAAAGCAGATAACTCCTGCTCACACTTCTCATGTTGTTGCTCTTTCTCAAGTTTGCCCAAATAACCTAGGTGGAGGTGTTTTGAC GCCACTTGATCTTTGTGAAGTGATCAATTCTAGCCAAGATGTTTTTCCCATTGGTTACCAAGGGCCTCATACAAATGGCTCAGCAATATCAAGTCATCAAGGTTCTATGGCTCCTATTCTTCCTCCACCAAATGTGAATTGCATGTTACAAGGTTCTCCTGGTATGGTCGTAGGCAGCAACATGCCATCGCCTCCTGCACCATTGAGTGCCCCTACTAG AGATGCCCAGAGATACGGTTTGCCTAGACCAACTTCTCTACCGCTTGACGAGCACCAGAGAATGCAGCAATACGGCCATATGTTTTCTGGCAGAAATCTTCAGCAATCTAGCAGTATATCTGTGCCAGGGGCTGCGTTACCTGTGGGAGTTGATCGCGGTGGGGTCTGCACGCTACCAGCTGGTAACGGCATGGGAATGATGCGTGGACTAAACAGAGGGGTTCCTATGCCAAGGCCGGGATTTCAAGGGATTAGTCCTCCGGCTATGATGAATATGGTCTCAACAGGAAACATGCTACCAAGCAATGGGCATGGAATGCAGAGCTCGGTCAATGTTCAGCGAAATGCTACTGTTGCTGGTGCAGGAAATTCAATGTTGCGGCCGCGTGAATCTTTGCAGATGCTGCGG CCTGGTCAGAACCTCACCGACCAAAGGCAAATGATGCAAGAACTCCAGATTCAAGTTTCACAAGGGAATGTACAATCTTACCCTCCTTTCAATGGTATCAGTGGACCGTTTTCTAATCCAGCAGCTTCTTCACCTGTTCAGTCATTTCCTGTTCAACCACCCCAACCAGCGCCTCCGATGCCGCAACAGCCCCACAtgcttggaaaccctaaccACCCTCACATCCATGGGCTGAACCACGCAGGATCACAACAGCAGCAGGCTTATGCTATCCGCTTTCCAAAAGAGCGGCAGATCCAGCAAGGAATGATGGCACAAAGTTCACAACACCCTTTTCCAGTGCCCAGTGGGCCCAATGGCATGCCACCCATCCAAAACAGCCAGCAGACCCAGCCATCTCCTGTTCCTCCGgttccttcttcttctcaagCATCGCATAAGCAACAGCGGAACCCACAAGCTAGCAATGGAACGCCTAGTCAGGTAATGAAGCAAAGGCAAAGACAACAGGCTCAACctcaacagcagcagcaacaacagcacCAGCAAAGACAAAGCCAGCAAGAAAGGCAACAATCTCAACAGCAGGCTAAGCTAATGAAGGGAATTGGTAGAGGGAGCTTGCTGATGCACCAAAATTTGACGGTTGATCCGTCTTTAGTCGGCAGCGGCATCTCAACAGCGAACCCCAAAAACCAGGTTTCTGACAACAAAAATCTGATGCAACAGTCAGCCCAGGGTTTCTATACTGGTGGTGCGGGTTTAAACCCATCATTGCCTCCTCAAATAGGAAACCAATCTAAAATATACTCTAGTTCAATGCCGTCTCAATCATCAAAACAGATCCCACAAATGCCTTCTCATTCCGATAATGGTAATCAAGGATCGAAGCAGGGTTCTCCTGTTCCTTCTTCATTGCCACTgtctcagcagcagcagcaatgcCATGTGAATCCGTCTCAACAAAACACTCAAAGAGTGATGATTCAGCAGAAGCAGCGTCTAATGAATTCTGATGAAGTTCAGCCTAATCAGTTGATTCCGGCTACACAAGTTCCTAATAGTACAGATTCAGGAAGTTCTCCTGTGGCTTCATCATTAACACAGTGGAAGCAAGAGCCGGCGTCATATGATACAAATGCAATTAATTCGGCAGTTCAATCCGCTAGTTCACCACAGGAGAATATACTGGGGAATGAAGGGTTAGTGCCATCTTCTTCTGGACAGGTTCCAATACAGAGGCAAATTTCAGGTGTCTCGATGCATAACGTTGGGAGTCAGTGGCAGCAgccgctgcagcagcagcaatctCAGCAGCTGttgcagcagcaacagcaacagcaacagcctCAGCATCATAACCGAACAGTGGTGCAAAGCAATATTTATGCGCAACCTTCAAATTCAGGACCTGGATGA
- the LOC109709198 gene encoding CBL-interacting protein kinase 1 isoform X1, translating to MVREGEEERRGTRLGKYEIGRTLGEGNFAKVKYAQHTETGQPYAVKILDRKRILSLKIDDQIKREIGTLKLLKHPNVVRLHEVSASKTKIYMVLEYVNGGELFDKIALKGKLSEREGRRLFQQLIDGVSYCHDKGVYHRDLKPENVLVDAKGNIKISDFGLSALPQQLGTDGLLHTTCGSPNYIAPEVLANRGYDGSRSDVWSCGVILYVILTGYLPFDDRNIAVLYQKIFKGDVQIPKWLSPAARNLLKRILDPNPVARINMAGIKADEWFKQDYIPVVPNDDDDDDDGAHSLALSIKEHNEECGHGKPTHINAFQLIGMSSALDLSGLFEKEHVSERKIRFTSNHPPNDLYQKIEDIVTEMGFQVQRGNGKLKVMQLQKSSLSPKSPGLLLVAAQVFELSPSLYVVELRKSSGDSCLYRKLCKKLSEDLGVCKDQSEDLGVCKDQQILVTQPPTPELCSSDDETLLGSL from the exons ATGGTGagagaaggggaggaggagaggagagggacgAGGCTGGGGAAGTATGAGATCGGGAGGACGCTCGGGGAGGGGAACTTCGCGAAGGTGAAGTACGCTCAGCACACGGAGACGGGGCAACCCTACGCCGTTAAGATCCTCGATCGGAAGCGGATCCTCTCCCTGAAGATCGACGATCAG ATAAAGAGGGAGATCGGGACGTTGAAGCTTCTCAAGCATCCCAACGTCGTACGGTTACATGAG gtATCCGCAAGCAAAACTAAGATCTACATGGTCCTCGAGTACGTAAATGGAGGCGAACTGTTCGACAAAATT GCATTAAAGGGTAAACTTTCCGAACGAGAAGGGCGGAGGCTTTTTCAGCAGCTAATTGATGGTGTGAGCTATTGCCATGACAAGGGAGTCTACCACAGGGACTTGAAG CCAGAAAATGTTCTTGTGGATGCAAAAGGCAACATAAAGATATCGGATTTTGGTCTCAGTGCTTTGCCCCAGCAGCTTGGG ACTGATGGATTACTGCACACAACGTGCGGCAGCCCCAATTACATTGCGCCTGAG GTGCTTGCAAACAGAGGTTATGATGGCTCCAGGTCGGACGTCTGGTCCTGTGGCGTTATCCTATATGTTATCCTTACTGGATATCTCCCTTTCGACGACCGCAATATAGCTGTACTTTATCAAAAG ATTTTCAAAGGTGATGTCCAGATCCCTAAATGGCTTTCTCCGGCTGCTCGAAACCTTTTGAAGAGAATTCTAGACCCGAACCCGGTAGCTAGGATAAACATGGCCGGTATCAAAGCTGACGAATGGTTTAAGCAGGATTATATTCCTGTTGTTCCtaatgatgatgacgacgacgacgatggagCTCACAGTTTAGCCCTTTCAATCAAAGAG CACAATGAGGAGTGCGGCCATGGAAAACCAACTCACATAAATGCTTTTCAGCTGATCGGAATGTCCTCGGCTCTCGATCTCTCTGGTTTATTTGAGAAAGAG CATGTCTCCGAAAGGAAGATTAGGTTCACATCAAACCATCCGCCGAATGATCTATATCAGAAGATCGAGGACATTGTCACCGAGATGGGTTTCCAAGTTCAGAGAGGAAATGGCAAA CTTAAGGTGATGCAACTGCAAAAGAGCTCATTGAGCCCAAAGAGCCCCGGCTTACTCCTAGTTGCTGCTCAA GTGTTTGAGCTCAGTCCCTCTCTATATGTTGTGGAACTGAGGAAATCATCTGGAGATTCTTGCTTGTATAGGAAG CTGTGCAAGAAGCTTTCGGAGGATCTCGGTGTTTGCAAGGATCAATCGGAGGATCTCGGTGTTTGCAAGGATCAACAGATTTTGGTGACGCAGCCTCCAACGCCAGAGCTCTGCAGCTCCGATGACGAAACGCTTCTCGGATCTTTGTGA
- the LOC109709198 gene encoding CBL-interacting protein kinase 1 isoform X2: MVLEYVNGGELFDKIALKGKLSEREGRRLFQQLIDGVSYCHDKGVYHRDLKPENVLVDAKGNIKISDFGLSALPQQLGTDGLLHTTCGSPNYIAPEVLANRGYDGSRSDVWSCGVILYVILTGYLPFDDRNIAVLYQKIFKGDVQIPKWLSPAARNLLKRILDPNPVARINMAGIKADEWFKQDYIPVVPNDDDDDDDGAHSLALSIKEHNEECGHGKPTHINAFQLIGMSSALDLSGLFEKEHVSERKIRFTSNHPPNDLYQKIEDIVTEMGFQVQRGNGKLKVMQLQKSSLSPKSPGLLLVAAQVFELSPSLYVVELRKSSGDSCLYRKLCKKLSEDLGVCKDQSEDLGVCKDQQILVTQPPTPELCSSDDETLLGSL, from the exons ATGGTCCTCGAGTACGTAAATGGAGGCGAACTGTTCGACAAAATT GCATTAAAGGGTAAACTTTCCGAACGAGAAGGGCGGAGGCTTTTTCAGCAGCTAATTGATGGTGTGAGCTATTGCCATGACAAGGGAGTCTACCACAGGGACTTGAAG CCAGAAAATGTTCTTGTGGATGCAAAAGGCAACATAAAGATATCGGATTTTGGTCTCAGTGCTTTGCCCCAGCAGCTTGGG ACTGATGGATTACTGCACACAACGTGCGGCAGCCCCAATTACATTGCGCCTGAG GTGCTTGCAAACAGAGGTTATGATGGCTCCAGGTCGGACGTCTGGTCCTGTGGCGTTATCCTATATGTTATCCTTACTGGATATCTCCCTTTCGACGACCGCAATATAGCTGTACTTTATCAAAAG ATTTTCAAAGGTGATGTCCAGATCCCTAAATGGCTTTCTCCGGCTGCTCGAAACCTTTTGAAGAGAATTCTAGACCCGAACCCGGTAGCTAGGATAAACATGGCCGGTATCAAAGCTGACGAATGGTTTAAGCAGGATTATATTCCTGTTGTTCCtaatgatgatgacgacgacgacgatggagCTCACAGTTTAGCCCTTTCAATCAAAGAG CACAATGAGGAGTGCGGCCATGGAAAACCAACTCACATAAATGCTTTTCAGCTGATCGGAATGTCCTCGGCTCTCGATCTCTCTGGTTTATTTGAGAAAGAG CATGTCTCCGAAAGGAAGATTAGGTTCACATCAAACCATCCGCCGAATGATCTATATCAGAAGATCGAGGACATTGTCACCGAGATGGGTTTCCAAGTTCAGAGAGGAAATGGCAAA CTTAAGGTGATGCAACTGCAAAAGAGCTCATTGAGCCCAAAGAGCCCCGGCTTACTCCTAGTTGCTGCTCAA GTGTTTGAGCTCAGTCCCTCTCTATATGTTGTGGAACTGAGGAAATCATCTGGAGATTCTTGCTTGTATAGGAAG CTGTGCAAGAAGCTTTCGGAGGATCTCGGTGTTTGCAAGGATCAATCGGAGGATCTCGGTGTTTGCAAGGATCAACAGATTTTGGTGACGCAGCCTCCAACGCCAGAGCTCTGCAGCTCCGATGACGAAACGCTTCTCGGATCTTTGTGA